A part of Triplophysa rosa unplaced genomic scaffold, Trosa_1v2 scaffold26_ERROPOS59660, whole genome shotgun sequence genomic DNA contains:
- the LOC130550251 gene encoding uncharacterized protein LOC130550251, producing MAKEFLNDFSHYQDVCKYFKRHWEPISNRWADYGRCYNHGNSETNNLIERFFHRLKYQLLSGIRNRRLDDLLDGLLCKTETYFQIIKHLQSVGRMPNSIAMTLEETFNKATGMMEKGWPNLITSESSDAYNVPSEQDPSLSYRTCSAECFCSCPVGVRGQVCKHLELLDVVKDKDSDSFPDFALQLEAHAKTLQDKGHFNLCGDEKMEISVESLCGRGTYHASLKAFSCTCCTFS from the exons ATGGCTAAGGAATTTCTGAATGACTTTTCTCACTATCAAGACGTTTGCAAGTACTTCAAGAGGCACTGGGAACCAATAAGTAATAGATGGGCTGATTATGGACGTTGTTATAACCATGGGAATTCAGAGACAAACAATTTAATAGAAAG atttttccatCGACTGAAATACCAATTATTATCTGGAATAAGAAATCGACGATTGGATGACTTGCTTGATGGCCTGCTTTGCAAGACAGAGACTTACTTTCAGATCATAAAACACTTGCAGTCAGTTGGAAGAATGCCAAACTCCATTGCCATGACATTGGAGGAAACATTTAACAAAGCCACAGGAATGATGGAAAAAGGCTGGCCTAACCTCATCACAAGCGAATCATCAGACGCATACAATGTACCATCCGAACAAGACCCTTCACTTTCCTACAGGACCTGCTCTGCAGAGTGCTTCTGTAGTTGCCCTGTTGGTGTGAGAGGTCAAGTATGCAAACATTTGGAGTTGCTAGATGTAGTCAAAGATAAGGATAGTGATTCATTCCCTGATTTTGCTCTTCAGCTAGAAGCTCATGCAAAAACTTTACAAGACAAAGGTCACTTCAATCTCTGTGGTGACGAAAAAATGGAAATCAGTGTGGAAAGCCTTTGTGGGAGAGGAACATACCATGCATCTTTGAAAGCCTTTTCTTGTACCTGTTGTACATTCTCATAA